A window from Dromaius novaehollandiae isolate bDroNov1 chromosome 1, bDroNov1.hap1, whole genome shotgun sequence encodes these proteins:
- the LOC112993415 gene encoding histone H2A type 2-C → MSGRGKQGGKARAKAKSRSSRAGLQFPVGRVHRLLRKGNYAERVGAGAPVYLAAVLEYLTAEILELAGNAARDNKKTRIIPRHLQLAIRNDEELNKLLGKVTIAQGGVLPNIQAVLLPKKTESHKAKSK, encoded by the coding sequence ATGTCAGGCCGCGGGAAGCAGGGCGGGAAGGCGCGGGCCAAGGCCAAGTCTCGCTCGTCGCGGGCCGGGCTGCAGTTCCCCGTGGGCCGCGTGCACCGGCTGCTGCGCAAAGGCAACTACGCGGAGCGGGTGGGCGCCGGCGCGCCGGTGTACCTGGCGGCCGTGCTGGAGTACCTGACGGCCGAGATCCTGGAGCTGGCGGGCAACGCGGCGCGCGACAACAAGAAGACGCGCATCATCCCGCGCCACCTGCAGCTGGCCATCCGCAACGACGAGGAGCTCAACAAGCTGCTGGGCAAGGTGACCATCGCGCAGGGCGGCGTGCTGCCCAACATccaggcagtgctgctgcccaAGAAGACCGAGAGCCACAAAGCTAAgagtaaataa